The genomic segment TGTTAAATTTCACCTTGTACTTGTTGCTCTTCTGATTTATATGCTTGCGCTTCTTTGAATTTCCCAATGGTTCACTGCTTGCTCCTTCAGTATCTCTTTCGAATTTGGTGGGCCAACTCATGTTACCAATATGAGAAAAGCTTTTCTCTTCATCAACGAAGATTTCCCCTGACAGGTTTACGAGTAGGACTAGTCCCCGCATTATTGAATCAGGGTGTTCCATAAAAGAAGAAATCGATGGTTCATGTTTTCGAGACAAATTGCTTGTTTTTTCTCTTGTAGAGCTTCCATGGTATTGTGCTGGCAGCAACATGCATAATGGTTCTGGCTCTTCCGGCAAAGCATCTATCTCGCTTCCACCTGAAATCCGATCACAGAAGAATCTTCAATCTATGTTATGATTGAAAAAATCGGGACACATAAACACCTACATGGAAATTATGACTACATAATGATCTGATCCGATATAAACCAAAGAGCAGCGGGTTGCTTACCCTCCGTTGGTATAGAACAGCTTTCACAGACCCAGTTAAACGTATGATCGATGCTTCCTGGTGCTATACCCAAGCAATACCTACATGGAAATTATGACTACATAAGAGCGCAATTCATCAGAAAAAAATTGTGTCTTCATTATAGAACTTTCGAATTTTCTTATATATGCCCAATCTTTCATCAATGAAAACCAACACCTGCAACATCCTTTATAATCGAAAACTGCTTAAGAAAGGTATTGGGTGACCAACGTCAATGTAACCACATTGAACAAGTGAGCATAACTTACTGGTGCACAGAAGAAGCTGAACACTTTGAGCAGTCGAGTAGAGCATTTGAAAAGCCCTTATGTCCACAAATATAGCATATTTCAatctacaataacaataagatcTTATCAGACAACTTCAAGTACGCattcaattcaacaaaaaagataaataaaatataacaagcTGATCATGTCTATGCAAACATAACCAAGAAAGAATTAAAATGCTCAATGTTTTTAGGAATAGAAGGTTTAAATCTATGACAtcagaaaataaattatcaacATTCCCATATCAATGTCCCTCCATAGTTTCCTAATGAAATGtgtaagtgccataccaatgtccgagtatcaaggatcggacacagGTATGTAAAGCAAAATAAAGAGTCCAAGTAACGTACTTTTTTAAATGAGGGAGACAGTTAAGTTCCTTAACCTGGCTAACTGAAAAAGGCAGCCAAATCTCCCTCCACAGTTTCTTGTCcctccatatatatataaaagatacCTATATAATGCTATAATGACACTGGAATTGTTCAAATCCTTCAGTCAAAAGCCCTCCtccaagaaaaagaaaaaagaaaaaacaaacataCATACACCATGACACCAATAATGAGGTAACCTATGATAAAATAGAGAAAAGTAGTCAACAATTTTTTATGGGCATCAGAAGCCAAGGGCCTTGCTATTTTAGAAGTAATAGctgcaaaacaaaaaactacGAGAAAAGGAGACAAAAGAACAACAATCAATTACCATTATCACCTACAAATAGGCAAAAGTAGAAGGTGATAAGTAAAATATTGAGTTTCCTTTATCTCGACTATTATTCAATCCTAAAAGAAACCTTGAAGAATTCAGTAGTCTTTATTTCCCTAATTTTCTCGGATTCCCTGCAAAATATATTTCATAGAGATGTAAGACAAAGAAAATAAGTCTGAAAAACTGAAAAACAGGAGCAAAATCATGTCAAAACCCTATGCCCTTCACCCCACACCCCAAAATAAAAGGCCACCTTATCTCTACAAAAACAAATTATACTATTACAAAAAGTAATATCTCCTAATGAACTAACCACAGCTTGTACAAACATTATGTACAAGTTCTCACCAAAAACTACAAGATTCATGCTACTTAGCTGCCCCCGGAACCACACCTATTTTGATGGTCTCACTTTActaactttgatcataaaactCACCAATGTATAAGAAACAGAGTTAAGGGGTgtatcttgttagatttgtataAAAACATACTTCCaaaatagttttaatttttactaatgGAGACACTGGAAAAGCCACGGACAAAGTATTCAACAAAACTTTCTGAAATATAGCCTACACCCCACTCAATGGAACTACGGGCGAAAATTGTCAACTTCGTCCAACTTAAGTAAGATTCGGCACAAGGAATGTCAATAATCATTATCATGAACGACTGCAATCAGGAAATCCTAATGAATATCTGGTTCATAGTCAATATCATGATCATATGAATCTCTAGTCAACTAAGAGTTTAAAAACAGGTGGTGTTGGAATATGTACATATTCTATTGTAGCAGCCAAGACTGAAGATTAGTAGCAGGACAGTTTTCAAGTCATCCTATGTTGCAATCCCAACATATCAAACTCATCACATCAGATGGTGGTGAAGGATTTCTAAAGGATCATGATTGCTCACACGTGAGCAAATAGTTCtaactaaaattttttatcGATAGTCTTGACTAGTCCACTTAGTTAGTATTGCTTAGCGTGTCTTTAGCCTTAGGCATAGTTGTATCTGTTCTATATATATTGTGGTTGTAATCCTTTGTTGTAACTTAATTTTGCTTGATGAATAAAACATTATCTTTGGtaaattcttaatttttcaattttgagtGTGTTTTTTACCTTTGGGAAGGTTCACCTACAAGTTAGAAGTCTGAAAAACAACCAATTGTATCTAAGTCTAGTTGTGAAGGATGTCTAGTGCAGCCCCAAGGCCACTTGGGTAGTAAGGTTCTTAACTGAGCTAGGAGTAAATGGTTTACACAGTGTGTCACACCTTATTGTGACAACCAGTTCTCTATCCACGTAGATTGCATTTAGCTAGAGAAAACATCTCCATAGATTAGCTATCATATGTTTCTACCAAGCATCAATTAGCTGGTCTTTTGACAAAGATTATTTCCTCTAAACAGTTCAAACTTCTATCCGGAATATTTACTAATGTACATATTCAATTCTATTAGCCAAGATTGAAAATTAGTTGCAAGACAGTTTTCAAGTCATCCTATGCGGTAATCCCAACATATTAGAGTCATCACGTCACATCCATTAGGATGGTTTAGAGGGATCTCTAAAATATCACATATTGCTCACACGTGTGCAGATGGGTTCAAACTAAAATCTCTTATAGATAGTCTTGACTAGTTCAGTTAGTTAGGACTGCTTTAACTGACAGCAACATGTTTTCAGCCTTAGGCCTAGTTGTATATGTTCTATATATATAGTGGCTGTAATCCTTGGTCGCAACTCAATAATTCTGGATGAACAAAACATTA from the Amaranthus tricolor cultivar Red isolate AtriRed21 chromosome 12, ASM2621246v1, whole genome shotgun sequence genome contains:
- the LOC130796879 gene encoding uncharacterized protein LOC130796879 gives rise to the protein MIEICYICGHKGFSNALLDCSKCSASSVHQYCLGIAPGSIDHTFNWVCESCSIPTEGGSEIDALPEEPEPLCMLLPAQYHGSSTREKTSNLSRKHEPSISSFMEHPDSIMRGLVLLVNLSGEIFVDEEKSFSHIGNMSWPTKFERDTEGASSEPLGNSKKRKHINQKSNKYKVKFNSNKKLSFGSASYRKQLVRDEIVTMLLSAGWTIEHRPRMDRMDGGSTKHYKVYVSPQGKGHWSVPKAYLSFEKDVRAKARACKSKVGDGSGNSNFCFKPVPKKVLSVLNGRSQVNR